The Alicyclobacillus macrosporangiidus CPP55 genome segment CTGCGTCTGGCGCGCGGGATGACATACAAGGCGGCCGCCGCAGGGCTCAACCTGGGCGGCGGCAAGACGGTGGTCATCGGAGATCCCAAGACCGACAAGTCGGAGGCCCTGTTCCGGGCGCTCGGCCGGTACATTCAAAGCCTCGGCGGCCGGTACATCACCGCGGAAGATGTGGGGACCAATGTCCACGATATGGACCTCATCCACCTGGAGACCGACTACGTCACCGGGGTATCGCAGGCTTACGGATCGAGCGGGAACCCGAGCCCGATGACGGCGTTGGGCGTGTTCCGCGGCCTGCAGGCGACCGCCAAGACGGTGTACGGCAGCGACGACGTAGCCGGGCGGACGGTGGCCATCCAGGGGCTCGGCAGCGTCGGGTGGGCGCTGGCCGAACTGCTGCACCGGCACGGCGCGAAGTTGGTCGTCACCGACATCAACCCGGATGCGCTTCGGCGGGCTCAGGCGGAGTTGGGAGCGCAGGTGGTGGCTCCGGCAGAGATTTTCTCGGTGGAGTGCGACATCTTCTCGCCGTGCGCCCTCGGCGCCGTTCTCAACGACGAGACCATCCCGCGGCTGCGCTGCCAGGTCGTCGCGGGTTCGGCGAACAATCAATTGGCCGAGGACCGCCACGGGGACATGCTGCACGAGCGGGGCATCTTGTACGCTCCCGACTACGTGATCAACGCCGGGGGGCTCATCAACGTGGCGGACGAATTGGAGGGCTACCATCCTGAACGGGCGCGCCAGAAGGTGGAGCGCATCTACGACATCATGTTAAGTCTGTACGATCTTTCCCAGCGGGAGGGCATTCCGTCGCACCGGGCGGCCGATCGTATGGCGGAGGCGCGCATCGCCCAAATGCGACAGGTACGGAGCACCTTTATCCGAGGGGAAAGAGACGCATTGAGCAGGAAGGGGGATGCGCGTGGCTGAGGAGAACTACGACCTGGTGGTGATTGGCGGCGGTATCGGGGGGTACGCAGCCGCCATCCGCGCCGCGCAGCTGGGTTTGAAGGCGGCGGTGGTGGAGCGCGACAAACTTGGAGGCACCTGCCTGCACCGGGGTTGTATACCGAGCAAGGCGCTGCTGCGCACGGCGGAGGTGCTCGCCACTGCCCGAGAGGCATCGTCTTACGGGGTGGATGCCGGCGAGCCCCGTCTCAACCTCGAACAGGCGATGGCGCGCAAACAACATGTGGTGGACCAACTGTACCAAGGCGTTCAGCTTTTGATGAAAAAGCACGGCATCGACGTCTTCCACGGCACCGGCCGCGTGATGGGTCCCTCCATCTTCTCACCGCAGGCTGGAGCGGTGGCGGTGGAACACGACGGGGACCGGCAGATCCTCACGCCGCGGTTCACCCTGATTGCGACCGGGTCCCGCGCAAAGGCACTGCCGGGACTGCCCTTCGACGGCGAGCGGATCCTTTCGAGCGATCACGCCTTGGAACTTCCGCGCCTGCCTAGTTCCATGTTGATTGTGGGCGCGGGCGCCATCGGTGTGGAGTGGGCGTCGATGATGGCCGACTTCGGGGTACAGGTCACCCTGGTGGAAGCACTGCCGCAGGTGTTGCCGCAGGAGGACGAGGACATCTCCCGGGAGATGGCGCGCCTCTTGAAGAAGAGGCGGGTTCGGGTGCTCGCTGGCGTGCGCGTGGAGACCGACACCGCGGAGTTGGACGCGGACGGCTTCTCCGTCGACGTGGTGCAGGAGGACAGCGGCGCCCGGGAGCGCGTGGCCGCGGAGGTGGTGCTGGTGGCCGTCGGGCGAGAGCCGGTGACGGAAGGGCTCGGGCTCGAGGCCACCGAGGTGCGGACCGAACGGGGTGCGATTGTCGTCGACGAACACTACCGCACAAAGGAACCGAATATCTTCGCCGTCGGGGATGTGATCGGCGGCGTGCAGCTGGCGCACGTCGCGATGCACGAGGGCATCCACGCGGTCGAGGTGATGGCGGGCCGGGCCCCGCGGCCCATCGACTACACACTCATCCCTCGCTGCACCTACAGCCGCCCGGAGGTGGCGAGCGTGGGACTGACCGAAGCCCAGGCCCGGGCGCGTGGTTGCGAGGTCGTCTGCGGCAAGTTCTCCTTCCGTGCCAACGGGAAGGCCTTGGTGTACGGCGAGCCCGACGGTTTCGTGAAGGTGGTGGCGGACCGGGATACGGACGATGTGCTGGGGGTGCACATGGTCGGGCCACGGGTGACGGACCTGGTGTCCGAGGCGGCCCTGGCCAGGGTGTTAAACGCGACGCCTTGGGAGATGGCTCACACCATTCACCCGCATCCCACCTTGTCGGAGGCCTTGGGAGAGGCGGCGCTGGCCATCGATGGATGGGCCATCCATGGGTGAACCATCGGAATCGGAGAGAGGGGTTGTGCGATGGCGGAACAGTTGAGGCACCGTGCGCTGGGCCTGACGGATGGACAGGTGCTGGAGATGTACCGCTACATGGTGCTGGCCCGCGCGGTCGATGAGCGCATGTGGCTGCTCAACCGCGCCGGAAAGGTCCCGTTCGTAATCTCTTGCCAGGGACAGGAGGCGGCGCAGGCTGGGGCGGGATTCGCGCTGGACCGGGAACGGGATTGGCTGTGCCCGTACTACCGTGACCTGTGCCTGGTCTTGATTTGGGGCCACACCGCTCGCATGGAAATGTTGGCGGCGTTCGCCAAGGCCGAGGACCCCAACAGCGGAGGGCGCCAGATGCCGGGTCACTTCGGCGATCGGAGGCGCCGAATCCTCACCGGATCGAGCCCGGTCGGCACGCAGATCCCGCACGCGGTGGGGGTGGCGCTGGCGGCAAAGATGCGCGGTGAAGATACCGTGTGCTACGTGTCCTTCGGCGAAGGTACGAGCAATCAAGGGGACTTCCACGAGGCGCTCAACTTCGCGGGCGTGCATCGGCTGCCGGTGATCTTTTTCTGCGAGAACAACAAGTACGCCATCTCGGTTCCGGAGAATAAACAGATGGCCTGCGCCAACGTCGCGGATCGCGCCCAAGGGTACGGGTTCGAGGGCGTCATCGTCGATGGCATGGACGCGCTCGATGTGTACTGGGCGGTGAAGCAGGCGGCCGACAAGGCGCGCGCTGGGGGCGGACCGACCTTGATTGAAGCGAAGACGTACCGATTGGCGCCCCATTCCAGCGACGACGACGACCGCACCTATCGTTCCAGGGAAGAGGTCGAGGAGGCGCGTCGCGGCGACGGGATCGCCCGCATGAGGGCCTACCTGTTGGACGCTGGGCTGCTCGACGAGGCGGAGGACGAAGCGTTGCGGCAGCGGATCCGGGCGGAGGTCGACGAGGCGACGGAATACGCGGAACGGGCGCCGTACGCCGATCCAGCGACGCTCACCCGGTATGTGTACGCCGAGGAGGGGTGGGCGGATGGCCATTAAGCTGTACATCGAGGCGATCCACGATGCCCTCGCCGAGGAGATGGCACGCGACGAGCGCGTGTTCATCCTCGGGGAGGATGTCGGTGTGCGCGGCGGCGTGTTCCGGGTGACGCAGGGGCTGCAGGAGCGGTTCGGTGAGTACCGGGTCCTCGACACGCCGTTGACGGAGTCGGCCATCGTCGGGGTGGCCATCGGGGCCAGCGCCGCCGGGCTCATTCCTGTGGCCGAAATCCAGTTCGCGGATTTCATCTTGCCGGCGGTCAACCAGATCATCTCCGAGGCGGCCAAGTTCCGGTACCGGTCGAACAACGACTGGAACTGTCCGATTGTCGTGCGGGCCCCCTACGGCGGCGGCGTGCACGGCGCGCTGTACCATTCGCAGAGCGTGGAGGCGCTGTTCACCCATGTGCCGGGGCTGAAGGTGGTCACGCCAGCGACTCCGGCGGACGCCGCGGGCCTGTTGCGGTCCGCCATCCGGGACCCGGATCCGGTGCTGTACTTCGAACACAAGAAGCTGTACCGGTCGGTGCGCGGCGAGGTGCCTGAAGCCGGAGAGCTGGTTCCGATCGGGCGCGCCAAGGTCCAACGGGAGGGAAGTGACCTGACCGTCATCACCTATGGACTCGGCGTGCATCTGGCGTTGGAGGCGGCAGAACAGGTGGCGGCGGAGGGCGTGTCGGTACACATCCTCGATCTGCGCACGCTCCGGCCACTCGACGAAGAGGCCATCCTGGAGGCGGCGCGCAGAACCGGCAAGGTGTTGATTGTCCACGAGGACAATAAGGTGTGCGGCGTGGGGGCCGAGGTGTCCGCCCTCATCGCGGAACAGGCCCTGTTCGACTTGGACGCGCCGATCCGCCGGTTGGCCGGACCGGAGGTGCCGGCGATGGGGTATGCACCTACGTTGGAGAAAGCGTACATGTTGAGCGTGGACGGGGTGGCGGAAGCGATGCGGGCGATGGCCCGGTTTTGACGCGGGTGCCGCCAGGGTCACGAGGAGGTGGCTGCACATGCCGGACGTGAAGATGCCTCAACTGGGCGAGAGCGTAACGGAAGGCACGATTGAAAAGTGGTTGAAGCGGGTCGGAGAGCCGGTCGCGAAGTACGAACCCTTGGCCGAAGTGGTCACGGACAAGGTGCACGCCGAGATTCCGTCGGATTTTGCGGGCGTCTTGGCGGAGATCCTGGTTCCGGAAGGCGCGACGGTGGGGGTGGGCACCGTGATCTGCCGCATTGCGGAGGACGCGTTGGATACCGGCCGGGATGAGGACCGTACTGCCGCCGCGCCGGGCCGGGAGGAAGTTCTGGGGGAACGAGGACGGGCGGATGCGGAGGATCCAGCGGGTGGAGCCGCTGGCATGCTCGCGCCCGCCGGGCGTGCCCGCTACTCGCCGGCTGTACTGCGCCTGGCCCGAGAACACGGGATTGATCTCGAAAAGGTCCCGGGCACCGGTGAGGGCGGGCGGATCACGCGCAAGGACGTGCTCGCCTACATTGACCGCATGCGCAAGGATCATGTCAGTGAGGCGACAGAGGAAGCGGTCCGTCCGGCACCCGTCGGCGAACCGACGTCCGCGCCGGGACGCCCTGCTGCGAGGGGGATACAGGCCCAGGACGACGTGGAGGTGATCCCCGTCAGCCCCATTCGCCGTACCATCGCCCGCCGGATGGTCATGTCCAAGCGCGAGGCCCCTCATGCGTGGACGATGGTCGAAGTGGACGCCAGCGGATTGGTCGCGCTGCGTGAACGTGTGAAAGCCGATTTCGAGCGCCGAGAAGGCGTCCCGCTGACCTATCTGCCATTTTTCATCAAGGCGGCGGTGGAGGCGTTGAAGCAGTTCCCCACGGTCAACGCGGCGTGGATCGACGACGCCATCCACGTGCACCGGCGCATCCACGTCTCGATCGCGGTGGCGACGGACGACGGGCTGCAGGTGCCGGTCATCCGGGACGCGGACCGCTTGAGCATCGCCGGATTGGCCCACGCCGTGCACGATCTGGCGGTTCGCGCCCGCGCCGGGCGGCTGACCCTGGCGGATGTAGAGGGGGGAACGTTCACCGTCAACAACACTGGGGCGTTCGGATCGGTGATGTCCCAGCCCATCCTCAACGCGCCTCAGGCAGCCATCCTGTCGGTGGAGGCGATCGTGAAGCGGCCAGTGGTCATCGACGACATGATCGCCATCCGAAGTATGGTCAACCTGTGCCTGTCGCTCGATCACCGCGTGCTGGACGGCTGGGTGGCCGGGCAGTTTTTGCGCGCCATCAAAGAGCGGGTGCAGTCCTACGGGGAGGACACGGCCCTCTACTGAGACGGGCACTGGCGCGGACACCGCGCGTCCCGTCGGGGCCCCGGGGTGCTCGTACGCTCCGGGGCTGCTTTGCTTTGGCCCGGAGATGGTCTACACTAGGGTTGTTACCAGGCCGGTCCACCCTGGAATGCGGATGGGGTGGCGACACGGCGCGAGGAAGGTGAACGGCGTGAACCCCAAGCTGCTCGAGAAACAACGCCTGAAGGAGGCGGCCATCCGGGAGCAGGCGAAAAACCGGCCGGATTGGCTGAAGGTCCAAATCCGCACGGGCCCCAACTTCAAAGATTTGAAGAACATCATGCGCGGCCGCTCGCTGCACACGGTGTGCGAGGAGGCGCGCTGTCCGAATATCTACGAATGCTGGGAACACCGGACGGCCACGTTTATGATCCTCGGGGACGTGTGCACCCGAGCGTGCCGTTTCTGCGCCGTCACCAGCGGCCGCCCGAGCCATCTCGACCTGCAGGAGCCGAAGCGGGTGGCGGACGCGGTGGTGGCCATGGGTCTGCAGCACGTGGTGGTCACGAGTGTGGCTCGCGACGACCTGGAGGACGGCGGCGCCTCGGTGTTCGCCGCGACCATCCGCGCCATCCGCGAGCGCGTGCCGAACTGTGGTGTCGAAGTGCTGATCCCCGACTTCCAGGGGAATTGGGACGCTCTGCGCGTGGTGATGGACGCGTCTCCCGACATCCTGAATCACAACGTCGAGACGGTGCGGCGGCTGTCGGACCGCGTCCGCTCCAAGGCCAAGTATGACCGATCCCTCGAACTCCTCCGGCGGGCCAAGGAGATGCGGCCGGACATCCGGACCAAATCGAGCATTATGGTCGGCGTCGGGGAGACTTTCGAGGAGATCCTCGAGACCATGGACGACCTGCGGGAGGTCCAGGTGGACATCCTGACCATTGGGCAATACCTGCAGCCGACGAAACAGCACCTGATGGTCGAGAAGTTCTACACCCCGACGGAGTTTTTGCGCCTGCGCGGCGAAGGGTTGAAGCGGGGGTTCGCCCACGTGGAATCCGGACCTCTGGTGCGCAGCTCCTACCATGCGCACCAGCAGGTCCTGCGCGCGGACGGCGTCCCGCTGCAGGCGCTGCCGCCCGAGGAGCGGGCGCGGCACCTGGCGGAGATGCAGGATGAGCCGGTGCAGGAGGGAGCGCGGTGAATCGCGAAAGATCGGTGCGTTGGGTCAGCCTGGGGCGTATGGACTACGACGAGGCCCTGGCCATTCAGACGCGCCAGGCCGAGCGGTTGCTGCAGGGGGAGGACGAGGCCCAGACGGTATTCGCGGTCGAACACCCGCCCACCATCACGGTGGGCCGCAGCGGCACGTTCGATCACATCCTCGCCGGCCGGGAACGGCTGCGCGAAATGGGCGTCGAGGTCCGCGAGGTCGACCGGGGTGGTGACGTCACATACCATGGCCCCGGCCAGTGGGTGCTCTACCCGGTGCTTCATCTGGAACCGTGGGGGAACGACATCGGCCGCTATGTGCGGATGCTCGAAGAGGTGGTGATCCGGGCCCTGGCGGAAGTGGGGATCACGGGCGACCGCGTCAAGGAGTATCCGGGCGTCTGGGTGGGGCGCGACAAGGTGTGTGCCATCGGTGTGCGTGCCCGCCGCCGGCCGAGCGGCGAGTTCGTCACGTATCACGGGCTGGCGCTGAACGTCAATACCAACCTGACTCATTTCAACCTGATTGTCCCATGTGGCATCAGCGACCGCGGGGTGACCTCCGTCCAGCGGCTGCTCGGCCGGGAGCAGGCCTTTTCCGAATGGGAGGCCAGGCTGCGGGCGGCCTTTGACTCGGTGTTTCTCGAGGACGGCGCGGATTCGGGGGTCACAACGGACGAAGCGGCGGAAGCGAGGTGAATGGTGCGATGTCTCTGGCGGTGACGGCGACCATCATGGTCGCGGCGGCGGTGGTGATCATGGGCGTCATCTGGATCTTGGGCGGCGTCGTCGGGCGGAATCGCCGATAGAGAGGTGGGGGGCGTTGGCGCTCATTCAATGGAGGGGGGCGTGCGCATGGCGAATTTGCAGGAACGGATGCGAGCCTGGCAGGAGCGGGTGGAGCGCTCCCTGGAAAAGCGTCCGGAGCGCAAGGAACGGTTTGTCAACGGATCGGACATTCCCATCCAGCGGTTGTACACCCCCCTCGACGGGGTGAAGACGGAGGAGGACTACATAGAGAAGCTCGGCTTTCCGGGTGAATACCCGTACACGCGGGGCATCCAGCCGACGATGTACCGGGGCCGCCACTGGACGATGCGCCAATACGCCGGTTTTGGTTCGGCGGAACAGACGAACCGGCGGTTCCGTTATCTGTTGGAGCAAGGCCAGACGGGATTGAGCACGGCGTTCGATCTCCCGACGCAGATCGGCTACGACGCCGACCACCCGATGGCTCGCGGCGAGGTCGGCAAGGTCGGGGTGTCGATCTCGTCGCTTGCCGACATGGAGACCCTGTTGCAGGGCATCCCGTTGGATCGGGTGTCGACATCGATGACCATCAACGCCCCGGCGTCCATCCTCCTGGCCATGTACCTGGTGGTCGCGGAGCGGCAGGGCGTGGCGTGGGACAAGGTGTCCGGCACCATCCAGAACGACATCCTCAAGGAGTACGCCGCCCGCGGCACCTACATCTTCCCGCCCAAACCGTCGATGCGGCTCATCACGGACATCTTCGAGTTCTGCTCGAAGGAGGTCCCGAACTGGAACACCATCTCCATCAGCGGGTATCACATCCGGGAGGCGGGTTCGACGGCGGTACAGGAGGTGGCGTTCACGCTCTCGAACGCCATTGCCTACGTCCAGGCGGCGCTGGAGAAGGGCCTCCAGGTGGACGAGTTCGCGCCGAGGCTGTCGTTTTTCTTCAACGCCCACAACGATTTCTTCGAGGAGATCGCGAAGTTCCGCGCCGCCCGGCGGATGTGGGCGAAGATCATGCGCGATCGCTTCGGGGCCAAGTCGCCTCGCTCCCAGCAGTTGCGCTTTCACACGCAGACGGCGGGAAGCACCTTGACGGCGCAGCAGCCGGACAACAACGTCGTGCGGGTCACGGTTCAGGCGATGGCGGCCATCCTCGGCGGCACCCAGAGCCTGCACACCAATGCCCGCGACGAGGCATTGGCGCTGCCGACCGAGGAATCCGCCCGATTGGCGCTGCGCACGCAGCAGATTCTCGCGTACGAAAGCGGTCTCACCGACACCATTGATCCGCTCGCTGGCAGCTACTACGTGGAGGCGCTGACCGACGCGATCGAGGCGGCGGCGTGGACATACATCGAGTACATCGACCAGATGGGCGGCGCTGTGGCGGCCATTGAGCAGGGCTACATCCAGCAGGAGATCCGGCGCGCGGCCTACGACACCCAGATGGCGATTGAACGCGGCGACCAGGTGGTGGTCGGGGTCAACCGGTTCACCGTGGAACAGGAGCGGCAGCCGGAGCTTCTGCGCGTCGACCCGAACATCGGCCGCGTCCAGGCGGAGCGGCTGGCGAAGCTGCGGGCGGAGCGCGCGGAGGAACCCGTCCGGGAGGCCTTGGCGGACCTCCGGGCGGCGGCCGAGGGCACGGCCAACCTGATGCCGAAGATCATCCAGGCGGTGCGGGTGTACGCCACTTTGGGCGAGATCTGCGACACCTTGCGCCAGGTGTTTGGCGAGTACCGCCCAGCGGTGTTCTGAGGCGCGATCTGAGACAGATGGGGGCAGGACAATGCAGCAGATACGCGTGTTGATCGCCAAACCGGGTTTGGATGGCCACGACCGCGGGGCGCTCGTCATCGCCCAGGGGCTGCGTGATCAGGGCATGGAGGTCATCTATACCGGGCTTCGCCAGACGCCGGAGCAGATTGTCGAGACGGCCATCCAGGAGGACGTCGCCTGTATCGGGCTGTCCAGCCTCTCGGGGGCGCACATGGAACTGTTCCCGGAAGTCGTGCGACTGCTCCGGGAGCGCCAGGCGGACGACATCCTCGTCATCGGCGGCGGCGTCATCCCTGAGGCGGATATCCCGGCCTTGCAGGCCGCCGGGATCGCCATGGTGTTCACGCCGGGCACCCGGATTGAGGACGTGGCATCCTTCATCCGGGCGCACGTCAAGCTCCGCGACCTCGCTGACGCGCCTCCGGTGGAGCCGGTGGCGAAGCAGGTCGATCACATCGGCATCGCGGTGCGGAGCATCGCTGAGGCGCTGCCGTTTTACACCCGTCATCTGGGCCTGACCGTCGATCACGACGAAATCATCCCGGATCAAAAGGTGCGCGCGGTGTTCGTCCGCGCCGGGGATCTCCATCTGGAGCTGCTCGAGCCGACGTCGCCCGACAGCCCGATCGCGCAGTTCCTCGACAAGCGCGGTCCGGGGCTGCACCATGTGGCGTACCGCGTCGAAGACATCGACCGGGCGCTGTCGGCTCTGAAGGAGGCCGGCGTGCGGCTGATCGACGAACAGCCGCGGCCGGGCGGGCTGGGCAAGCGGATCGCGTTCATCCACCCGAAAGAGGCCCACGGCGTGTTGACGGAGTACTGCCAGCGCGTGGGGGAGGCCGCGGAATGACGGAGGACAAGGTATATGAACTGCAGGACCGGCGGCGCCGCGCAGAGTTGGGCGGAGGCGATCGGCGCATTCTGCAGCAGCACGAAAAGGGAAAGCTGACCGCGCGCGAGCGGATCGAAAAACTGCTCGACGAGGGGACGTTCCGGGAGCTGAACCTGTTCTCGGCCACGCGCGTCCACTACGACGGGCAGCCGGTGGACGCACCCGGCGAGGGGGTCGTCACCGGATGGGGGGAGATCGACGGACGCACGGTCTACGTGTTCGCGCAGGATTTCACCGTCTACGGCGGGGCCCTCGGCGAGGTGCACGCTCAGAAGATCGTCAACGTGATGGACCTCGCGGCCAAGAACGGTGCGCCCGTCATCGGCCTCAACGATTCGGGCGGGGCGCGCATCCAGGAGGGCGTCGTGTCCCTCGACGGCTACGGCCACATCTTCTATCGAAACGCTGTCTATTCGGGCGTGATCCCGCAGATCTCCGTGATCATGGGGCCGTGCGCCGGAGGCGCCGTGTATTCGCCGGCCATCACGGATTTCATCTTCATGGTGGAAGGCACCAGCCAGATGTTCATCACCGGCCCCAAGGTGATTGAGACGGTGACCGGCGAGAAGATCTCGAGCGAGGACCTCGGTGGGGCACGGGTCCAGGAAGGCGTAAGCGGGGTCGCCCACTTCACGGCGGCGAGCGAGGAGGAGGCCCTGTCGCAGGTACGGCGGCTGCTCAGCTTCCTGCCCTCGTCGTGCAATGAGCGCCCGCCGCACCGCGAGATCCCGTTCGTGTGGGCGCCCGACGACGCACTGCTGGAGCTGGTGCCGGAGGACGGCACGCGGGTGTACGATGTCAAGGACGTCATCCGCCGCGTGTTGGACGACGGGGATTTTCTCGAGGTGCAGCCGACGTTCGCCCGCAACGCGGTCGTCGGGTTCGGGCGCATCGGCGGGTACGTCACCGGCGTGATCGCCAACCAGCCCAAATTTATGGCGGGCGGGCTCGACATCGACTCGTCGGATAAGATCGCCCGTTTCATCCGCTTCTGCGACTCGTTCAACATCCCGCTCGTGACGTTCGTCGACGTCACCGGATTCATCCCCGGCGTCAAACAGGAGCACGGGGGCATCATCCGGCACGGGGCGAAGGTGCTGTACGCTTATTCGGAGGCGACGGTGCCGAAGGTGACGGTGATCCTGCGCAAGGCGTACGGAGGGGCGTACGTGGCCATGAACAGCAAGGCTATCGGGGCGGACCTGGTGTACGCCTGGCCGGGGGCGGAGATCGCGGTGATGGGCCCGGAGGGGGCGGCCAACATCATCTACGCCAAGGAGATCGCGCAGAGCCCGGATCCGGAGGCTACGCGCCGGCGGCGCATCCAGGAGTACCGGGAGCGCTTCGCCAACCCGTACGTGGCGGCAGGAGCGGGGATGGTGGACGACGTGATCGATCCGCGGGAGACGCGCGTCAAGCTGTACGAGGCGCTGCGCTTATTGGCGCGCAAGCACGAGACGCGGCCGGCGAAGAAGCACGGGAACATCCCGCTGTGAGCGCGGACGCGGTCATCGACGAGCGGGCATTGGCGGAATGGCTCCTGGACCTGTTGCGCCTGGACAGCCCGCCGCTCCGGGAGGCCGCGGTCTGGCGCCGATGCGCCGAGTTCCTGCGGGGGCTCGGCTTTGACGTGTGGGACGACGGCACGGGGGAGCGCATCGGCGGGGCGTGCGGCAACCTTTTGGCGGTGCGGCGGGGGGATCCGAAGCGGGCCGCCGTCCTGTTGTCGGGGCACTTGGACACGGTGGAAGGGTGCGCGGGGGCTCAGCCCTACGTCGACGCGGAGGGCGTCGTCCGCAATCGCCTGCCGCGCCCGCTCGGCGCCGACGACAAGGCGGGGGTGGCGGCCATCCTCTTCGGGGTTGCCGTTGCGGTGCGCAGCGGCGGCTCGCACGGCGATGTGTGTGTGGTTCTGACGGTCGCTGAGGAGCGCGGCCTGTTGGGGGCGAGGCACCTGCGGCGCGAGGCCATCCGGGCGGAGGTGGGGCTCGCTTTGGACGGCGACGGGCCCCTCGGCACGGTCGTCACCCAGGGCCCGGCCTTGGCGCACTGGAAGGTGTCGTTCCGACGGCGCGGGGAAGCGTCTGACGCCCCGGCCCTGCGCCGTGCCGTCATGGCCGCTGCGGCCCGCTTCACCGGCGCGCCTTCCGATGAAGGCCCCCGCGTGCGCGCCACCGCCTTTTCGCAGGATGCGGAGGACGGGCCGGGCGGGCTCGTCCTGTGCGGCGAGGTGAGCGCCGCCACCCGGGGGGCGGCGGTTCGAGCCTTGATGGAAGCGTTTGGGCCGCTGCGAGCGGCCGCGCGGTCGTTTCATTTCGGGTGGAAGGCCTCGGTTTCCTGGCTGTCGCACGGCTTCACGCTGCCAGACCATCACCCGGCGCTGGTACGGGCAGAGGCAGCGCTGCGAGCGGCCGGCGTCCGCCCGAGGCGTGTTTCGGCCGACGGCGCCAGCGACGCAGATGTGCTGTGTCATCTCGGCATCCCGACGGTGAACATCGGGATCGGCTGCGTGGACAGCCACAGGCCCGGAGAACACATCCGGCTCGCGGACGTGGCGGCGGTCGCCCAGGCGGTCTCAGCCTTCGTCCAGGGGGTCACATAGCATCCGTCTGGCACTGCAAACTAACCCCCAT includes the following:
- a CDS encoding acyl-CoA carboxylase subunit beta, which translates into the protein MTEDKVYELQDRRRRAELGGGDRRILQQHEKGKLTARERIEKLLDEGTFRELNLFSATRVHYDGQPVDAPGEGVVTGWGEIDGRTVYVFAQDFTVYGGALGEVHAQKIVNVMDLAAKNGAPVIGLNDSGGARIQEGVVSLDGYGHIFYRNAVYSGVIPQISVIMGPCAGGAVYSPAITDFIFMVEGTSQMFITGPKVIETVTGEKISSEDLGGARVQEGVSGVAHFTAASEEEALSQVRRLLSFLPSSCNERPPHREIPFVWAPDDALLELVPEDGTRVYDVKDVIRRVLDDGDFLEVQPTFARNAVVGFGRIGGYVTGVIANQPKFMAGGLDIDSSDKIARFIRFCDSFNIPLVTFVDVTGFIPGVKQEHGGIIRHGAKVLYAYSEATVPKVTVILRKAYGGAYVAMNSKAIGADLVYAWPGAEIAVMGPEGAANIIYAKEIAQSPDPEATRRRRIQEYRERFANPYVAAGAGMVDDVIDPRETRVKLYEALRLLARKHETRPAKKHGNIPL
- a CDS encoding M20/M25/M40 family metallo-hydrolase — its product is MSADAVIDERALAEWLLDLLRLDSPPLREAAVWRRCAEFLRGLGFDVWDDGTGERIGGACGNLLAVRRGDPKRAAVLLSGHLDTVEGCAGAQPYVDAEGVVRNRLPRPLGADDKAGVAAILFGVAVAVRSGGSHGDVCVVLTVAEERGLLGARHLRREAIRAEVGLALDGDGPLGTVVTQGPALAHWKVSFRRRGEASDAPALRRAVMAAAARFTGAPSDEGPRVRATAFSQDAEDGPGGLVLCGEVSAATRGAAVRALMEAFGPLRAAARSFHFGWKASVSWLSHGFTLPDHHPALVRAEAALRAAGVRPRRVSADGASDADVLCHLGIPTVNIGIGCVDSHRPGEHIRLADVAAVAQAVSAFVQGVT
- the mce gene encoding methylmalonyl-CoA epimerase, which encodes MQQIRVLIAKPGLDGHDRGALVIAQGLRDQGMEVIYTGLRQTPEQIVETAIQEDVACIGLSSLSGAHMELFPEVVRLLRERQADDILVIGGGVIPEADIPALQAAGIAMVFTPGTRIEDVASFIRAHVKLRDLADAPPVEPVAKQVDHIGIAVRSIAEALPFYTRHLGLTVDHDEIIPDQKVRAVFVRAGDLHLELLEPTSPDSPIAQFLDKRGPGLHHVAYRVEDIDRALSALKEAGVRLIDEQPRPGGLGKRIAFIHPKEAHGVLTEYCQRVGEAAE
- a CDS encoding acyl-CoA mutase large subunit family protein, translating into MANLQERMRAWQERVERSLEKRPERKERFVNGSDIPIQRLYTPLDGVKTEEDYIEKLGFPGEYPYTRGIQPTMYRGRHWTMRQYAGFGSAEQTNRRFRYLLEQGQTGLSTAFDLPTQIGYDADHPMARGEVGKVGVSISSLADMETLLQGIPLDRVSTSMTINAPASILLAMYLVVAERQGVAWDKVSGTIQNDILKEYAARGTYIFPPKPSMRLITDIFEFCSKEVPNWNTISISGYHIREAGSTAVQEVAFTLSNAIAYVQAALEKGLQVDEFAPRLSFFFNAHNDFFEEIAKFRAARRMWAKIMRDRFGAKSPRSQQLRFHTQTAGSTLTAQQPDNNVVRVTVQAMAAILGGTQSLHTNARDEALALPTEESARLALRTQQILAYESGLTDTIDPLAGSYYVEALTDAIEAAAWTYIEYIDQMGGAVAAIEQGYIQQEIRRAAYDTQMAIERGDQVVVGVNRFTVEQERQPELLRVDPNIGRVQAERLAKLRAERAEEPVREALADLRAAAEGTANLMPKIIQAVRVYATLGEICDTLRQVFGEYRPAVF